From Zhongshania aliphaticivorans, one genomic window encodes:
- a CDS encoding CNNM domain-containing protein has protein sequence MTLLASNAAIKFFQHSGISMILLLVYIGIALSVSFLCSVLEAVLLSVTPSYIAAEERRGHKNGVLWREYKTDIDRPLAAILSLNTIAHTVGAAGAGAQATALFGEVYFGVISAVLTLLILIVSEIIPKTLGALYWRKLAPLCAIILRGVMWSMYPLVLMAQGITKLLSHGDSAHSISREEFVALAEVAVSEGILDQEEADAVTSLIRFRSLQARDVMTPRLVIFSLAEDANVKSVVENNKAILFSRIPIYAGDADNITGYIRKDELMLALSREPDALLSTLKRELFVVPDSLPTSELLQNMIEMRAQMALVVNEYGSVMGLVTVEDLIETMLGMQIVDETDTNENMQTLARELWAKRARRLGFLDDEKISAAAGSSPP, from the coding sequence TTGACTTTGCTCGCCAGCAATGCGGCAATCAAGTTCTTTCAGCACTCTGGTATTAGCATGATTTTATTACTGGTTTATATTGGTATTGCCTTGAGCGTATCTTTTTTATGCTCGGTATTAGAGGCGGTATTACTAAGTGTCACCCCCTCGTATATCGCCGCCGAAGAACGTCGTGGACATAAAAATGGGGTTTTGTGGCGTGAATACAAAACCGATATCGACCGTCCCCTTGCCGCGATTCTGAGTTTGAACACCATCGCCCATACCGTCGGCGCAGCTGGCGCTGGCGCCCAGGCAACAGCCTTATTTGGTGAGGTTTATTTTGGTGTTATTTCTGCAGTGTTAACCCTGCTTATTTTAATTGTTTCTGAAATTATTCCTAAAACATTAGGCGCCTTGTATTGGCGTAAACTCGCGCCGTTGTGCGCGATTATTCTGCGCGGTGTGATGTGGTCTATGTACCCCTTGGTGCTTATGGCACAGGGAATCACCAAATTGTTATCCCATGGTGATAGCGCCCATTCCATTAGCCGTGAAGAGTTCGTTGCGCTCGCCGAGGTCGCCGTTAGCGAAGGCATTTTAGATCAAGAAGAAGCAGATGCAGTCACTAGTTTAATTCGCTTTCGCTCGCTTCAGGCCCGAGACGTGATGACCCCGCGACTGGTCATTTTTAGTTTGGCGGAAGACGCCAACGTGAAATCGGTAGTTGAGAATAATAAGGCCATATTGTTTTCCCGAATCCCGATCTATGCCGGCGACGCTGACAACATCACTGGCTATATCCGTAAAGATGAACTAATGCTCGCTCTCAGCCGCGAGCCAGACGCGCTGTTAAGTACCTTAAAGCGCGAGTTATTTGTAGTACCCGACTCCTTGCCCACCTCGGAGCTGCTACAAAATATGATCGAAATGCGCGCGCAAATGGCGCTAGTAGTCAACGAATACGGCAGCGTAATGGGCCTAGTGACCGTAGAGGATTTAATTGAAACCATGCTGGGTATGCAAATTGTCGATGAGACCGATACCAACGAAAATATGCAAACCTTAGCCCGGGAACTATGGGCCAAGCGCGCACGACGTTTGGGATTCCTCGATGACGAAAAAATCAGTGCCGCGGCGGGATCATCGCCACCATGA
- a CDS encoding DMT family transporter → MSRLRLAFLTLITMLAFAANSLLCREALAAGHIDASSFTLVRIVSGALVLSMLLLIQFRRYTLGGSWLAAAALFGYAAAFSFAYVSLSAGTGALLLFGAVQTTMIGYGLWRGERLSHLQISGAIAASTGLIWLMLPGVEAPPVLGALIMITAGVCWGVYSLLGRNAREPSVATAGNFLRATPFAVILFLLMRDSQPVTNLGLAYAAASGALASGLGYALWYAVLPALPASRAATIQLSVPILAALGGVLFLGEAITLRFSLASIAVLGGIALFIMSKPRA, encoded by the coding sequence ATGTCGCGCCTGCGTTTAGCGTTCCTTACTCTAATTACCATGCTGGCGTTTGCGGCTAATTCACTGCTGTGCCGCGAGGCATTGGCTGCAGGCCATATAGACGCGTCTAGTTTTACCTTAGTGCGCATTGTTTCAGGTGCACTGGTACTCAGCATGCTGTTGCTCATCCAATTTCGCCGCTACACCCTTGGCGGCAGTTGGTTAGCGGCAGCTGCATTGTTTGGCTATGCCGCGGCATTTTCTTTTGCCTATGTGAGCTTAAGCGCAGGAACCGGTGCACTGTTATTGTTTGGCGCGGTGCAAACAACGATGATCGGCTATGGCTTGTGGCGCGGTGAACGCCTTAGTCACCTGCAAATTAGTGGCGCTATTGCCGCCAGCACTGGGCTTATTTGGCTAATGCTGCCGGGTGTCGAAGCGCCACCCGTGCTCGGCGCGCTTATTATGATCACCGCCGGGGTTTGCTGGGGGGTGTATTCCCTGCTCGGACGCAATGCTCGTGAGCCAAGCGTCGCGACTGCCGGTAATTTCTTGCGCGCTACTCCCTTTGCCGTCATTCTTTTTTTACTTATGCGTGATTCACAGCCGGTGACTAACCTTGGCTTAGCCTATGCCGCCGCATCTGGCGCCTTGGCCTCTGGGCTGGGTTACGCCTTATGGTATGCGGTACTACCCGCTCTGCCCGCCAGTCGCGCCGCGACAATTCAACTAAGCGTACCAATACTTGCCGCACTGGGCGGGGTGCTATTCTTGGGCGAGGCGATAACGCTACGTTTTAGCTTGGCCTCAATTGCGGTACTGGGTGGCATAGCGCTTTTTATTATGAGCAAACCGCGCGCCTGA
- a CDS encoding peroxiredoxin family protein → MDRLKSLFISAWMSLLMVGAARSAWAIYQDPNTVAWYWALLCMLTPLSFFAWVFIANVARTQTASKAVLGVTLLTLLGAVLSPVILEALAWILGAGVIGTALYEWWYSSFGGRHSDILSVGQTLPNLEFINDAGTQLKPHDLNKPLLMIFYRGNWCPLCMAQIKEIAGQYRALAEKGVEILLISPQSQGHTADLAQRFDAPMRFLVDTDNAMAKRLGIAAPNGLPMGMEVLGYDSDTVMPTVIMTDATGKILFADLTDNYRLRPEPETFLKVFSQAGI, encoded by the coding sequence ATGGACCGTTTAAAATCGCTATTTATTTCAGCGTGGATGAGCTTGCTCATGGTAGGCGCAGCGCGCAGTGCTTGGGCAATTTACCAAGACCCTAATACAGTAGCGTGGTATTGGGCTTTGCTATGCATGCTAACGCCCTTATCCTTTTTTGCATGGGTATTTATCGCTAATGTCGCTCGCACGCAAACCGCTAGCAAAGCGGTTTTAGGAGTGACCCTGCTTACTTTGCTCGGCGCGGTATTGTCGCCAGTGATTCTTGAGGCCCTTGCGTGGATACTCGGTGCTGGGGTGATCGGAACCGCTTTGTACGAGTGGTGGTACTCCAGCTTTGGCGGCAGGCACAGTGACATACTGAGTGTTGGCCAAACACTGCCAAACTTAGAATTTATTAATGACGCTGGCACGCAGCTTAAACCCCATGACTTGAATAAGCCCTTGCTCATGATTTTTTATCGCGGCAATTGGTGTCCGCTGTGTATGGCGCAAATAAAAGAAATTGCCGGGCAGTACCGCGCTCTGGCGGAAAAAGGCGTGGAGATTCTGCTCATTAGCCCTCAGTCTCAGGGCCATACCGCGGACCTAGCCCAGCGTTTTGACGCGCCAATGCGCTTTTTGGTAGATACCGATAACGCGATGGCGAAACGCCTTGGTATTGCCGCCCCCAATGGCTTACCCATGGGCATGGAGGTGCTGGGCTATGATAGTGACACCGTGATGCCCACCGTCATCATGACTGACGCCACGGGTAAAATTTTGTTTGCCGATCTTACCGATAATTATCGGCTAAGACCTGAGCCGGAAACATTTCTTAAGGTGTTCTCTCAGGCGGGAATCTGA
- a CDS encoding putative bifunctional diguanylate cyclase/phosphodiesterase yields the protein MNNKHSRLSSAKLATANTALANANAELAFQNQEKDKRASELAIANTELAFQNTEKGKRADELNFQSKEKDKRAAELVIANIELAFQNKEKGKRAAELAIANAELAFQNKEKDKRAAELATANTELAFQNAEKGKRAAELAIANVELAFQNAEKGKRAAELAAANSELAFQNAEKGKRAAELIIANTELAFQNEEKGKRAAELAIANTELAFQNEEKDKRAAELALANTELAFQNEEKDKRAVEFHTLAFYDPLTGLPNRRLLIDRLEHAIASSMRKYAQNAVLFINLDNFKDINDTLGYGHGDLLLEQTTQRLNACISKGDTLARVRDDEFVLILQDLDIHPIEAAAMTKAMSVKIFNALNQPYQLYQHKYRGTACMGAVFFGHDSPCAEELLKQAGIALHQAKKEGRNILRFFNQEMQDIIHIRTSLEHELRIAEETSQFCLYYQIQVDNFNRVLGAEALIRWPHKKRGLIPPATFIPLAEVTGLIIPIGKWVVESACAQLGEWQKSPETCSFTLAVNVSALQFRQADFVTHVKAAVKQYAIPANLLKLELTESLLQEYIDITIDTMKALKEIGVQFSLDDFGTGFSSLQYLKQLPLDQFKIDQSFVRDITTNKSDKAIVKTIISMARGLNIEVIAEGVETEEQRQLLIADGCTAFQGYLFSKPVAIEEFEALIQRGVCK from the coding sequence GTGAATAACAAGCATAGCAGGCTGAGCTCAGCAAAGCTGGCTACTGCCAATACGGCGCTGGCTAATGCCAACGCCGAGCTAGCCTTTCAAAACCAAGAAAAGGACAAGCGCGCCTCCGAATTAGCCATCGCGAATACAGAGCTAGCTTTTCAAAACACCGAAAAAGGCAAACGTGCTGACGAACTTAACTTTCAAAGTAAAGAAAAAGATAAGCGGGCCGCTGAGCTGGTCATCGCCAATATCGAACTGGCCTTTCAAAATAAAGAAAAAGGTAAACGCGCCGCTGAACTGGCCATCGCCAATGCCGAGCTGGCTTTTCAGAACAAAGAAAAAGATAAGCGCGCCGCTGAACTGGCCACTGCTAATACCGAGTTGGCCTTTCAAAATGCCGAAAAGGGTAAGCGCGCCGCTGAGCTTGCCATTGCCAATGTTGAGCTAGCCTTTCAAAACGCCGAAAAAGGCAAGCGCGCAGCCGAACTGGCTGCAGCGAATTCTGAGCTGGCCTTTCAAAATGCGGAGAAGGGCAAACGCGCGGCGGAACTGATTATAGCCAACACCGAGCTGGCCTTTCAAAATGAAGAAAAGGGTAAGCGAGCGGCTGAGCTCGCCATTGCCAATACCGAACTCGCCTTTCAAAACGAAGAGAAAGATAAACGCGCAGCTGAGCTGGCCCTTGCCAACACTGAGCTGGCGTTTCAAAATGAAGAAAAAGATAAGCGCGCCGTAGAGTTCCACACCCTCGCCTTTTACGACCCCCTTACCGGCCTACCTAACCGACGTCTATTGATTGATCGGCTTGAGCACGCCATAGCGTCTAGCATGCGTAAATACGCACAAAATGCCGTGCTTTTTATCAACCTAGATAATTTCAAAGATATTAACGACACCCTCGGCTACGGCCACGGGGATTTATTACTGGAACAAACTACGCAACGCCTCAATGCCTGCATAAGCAAAGGCGATACCTTGGCACGCGTCAGAGATGACGAGTTTGTGTTAATTCTGCAAGATCTAGACATACACCCCATAGAAGCGGCCGCAATGACCAAGGCCATGAGTGTGAAGATTTTCAATGCACTCAATCAACCTTATCAGTTATACCAGCACAAATACCGTGGCACCGCGTGTATGGGCGCGGTGTTTTTCGGGCATGATAGCCCGTGTGCAGAAGAACTGCTGAAGCAAGCTGGTATCGCCCTGCATCAAGCCAAAAAAGAGGGTCGAAATATTTTGCGATTCTTTAACCAGGAAATGCAGGACATCATTCACATCCGCACCAGCCTGGAACATGAATTGCGCATTGCCGAGGAAACTTCGCAATTTTGCTTGTATTACCAAATTCAGGTCGACAACTTCAACCGTGTATTAGGAGCAGAAGCCTTGATCCGCTGGCCGCATAAAAAACGCGGCTTAATACCCCCTGCGACATTTATTCCCTTGGCAGAAGTCACCGGATTAATTATACCCATTGGCAAATGGGTTGTAGAATCAGCTTGCGCACAGCTAGGTGAATGGCAGAAAAGCCCGGAAACCTGCAGCTTTACATTGGCAGTAAACGTCAGCGCTCTGCAATTTCGGCAGGCCGATTTTGTTACTCACGTAAAAGCGGCCGTTAAACAATATGCCATCCCCGCCAACTTACTCAAACTCGAATTAACAGAAAGCCTGTTGCAGGAATACATCGACATTACCATTGATACCATGAAAGCATTAAAAGAAATTGGCGTTCAATTCTCTTTGGACGACTTTGGCACCGGATTTTCATCGCTACAGTACCTCAAACAATTACCCCTCGATCAATTCAAGATCGATCAGTCCTTCGTGCGCGATATCACCACAAATAAGAGCGACAAAGCGATAGTAAAGACGATCATTTCCATGGCACGTGGCCTTAACATAGAAGTCATTGCCGAAGGCGTGGAAACGGAAGAACAACGCCAATTACTTATCGCTGACGGATGTACCGCCTTCCAAGGGTATTTATTCAGCAAACCCGTAGCAATTGAGGAATTTGAGGCCTTAATACAAAGAGGTGTCTGCAAATAG
- a CDS encoding spermidine synthase, producing MPLLFEEIDSQASPLGEISLRKRRIPVFGDRDIYEVKLGDEFLMSSMFVDAEEALSHLGLAAVQGDNLNVVVGGLGLGYTAVEALKDQRISELLVVDALATVIGWHKDELVPLGKILNADIRNRYVLGSFFDLATNPSAGFDPQHAGKKFDAILLDIDHSPTEFLNAANASFYSTENLSLMANQLKPNGVFAMWSQNLPEESFEALLKTVFATVTSHVVSFYNPFQNNESTNSVYVCVKGE from the coding sequence ATGCCTTTATTATTTGAAGAAATTGATAGCCAAGCCTCACCCCTCGGTGAAATCTCCTTACGAAAACGGCGTATTCCGGTGTTTGGCGACAGAGACATTTACGAGGTTAAGCTTGGCGATGAGTTTCTTATGTCGAGCATGTTTGTCGACGCTGAAGAGGCTTTATCTCACCTTGGCTTAGCCGCTGTTCAAGGCGATAATTTAAACGTGGTTGTAGGCGGGCTAGGGCTAGGCTACACCGCAGTTGAGGCACTCAAAGACCAGCGTATTAGCGAACTACTGGTGGTCGACGCACTAGCAACCGTTATAGGCTGGCATAAAGACGAGCTGGTGCCGCTGGGTAAAATACTCAATGCCGACATACGAAATCGCTATGTACTCGGCAGCTTCTTCGACCTCGCCACAAATCCTAGCGCAGGCTTTGATCCCCAGCATGCCGGAAAGAAGTTCGACGCCATTCTCCTAGACATCGACCACTCCCCCACTGAATTCCTGAACGCCGCCAACGCCAGCTTTTATTCCACCGAAAATCTCTCGCTCATGGCTAATCAACTCAAGCCCAATGGCGTATTTGCGATGTGGTCGCAAAACCTCCCGGAAGAAAGCTTTGAGGCCTTATTGAAAACAGTATTTGCTACCGTCACTTCCCACGTGGTTTCCTTTTATAATCCGTTTCAGAATAACGAATCGACAAACTCCGTGTATGTTTGTGTGAAGGGCGAATAA
- a CDS encoding DUF2179 domain-containing protein, which yields MELLVQYPFLLVPLIFFARVADVSLGTFRTIVVFRGNKLLASIIGFFEIMIWLVAAGQVLTNLDHWYLAVAYAGGFAVGNYVGISIESHFAIGNELIRCISFNRDVLADKLRDAGFKLVSVDGDMGDAKPVEVLFIIEKRRNIPPLIQLIKTLDPSAVYSVSDIKSVYDGPGLLPRRRILS from the coding sequence ATGGAACTATTAGTTCAATATCCATTTTTGTTAGTACCGTTGATCTTTTTTGCTCGGGTTGCTGACGTATCCCTTGGTACATTTCGCACTATTGTTGTTTTTCGTGGTAACAAGCTTTTAGCGTCTATTATCGGTTTTTTCGAAATAATGATTTGGCTTGTTGCGGCCGGACAAGTTTTAACAAACCTTGATCACTGGTATTTAGCGGTCGCCTACGCCGGTGGTTTTGCAGTAGGTAATTATGTTGGCATTAGCATTGAAAGTCACTTTGCCATTGGCAATGAGCTTATTCGCTGTATTTCCTTTAACCGAGATGTGTTGGCCGATAAATTACGCGACGCGGGCTTTAAGCTTGTTTCAGTCGACGGCGATATGGGCGATGCCAAGCCCGTTGAAGTGCTGTTTATTATAGAAAAACGACGCAACATCCCTCCCCTTATTCAACTAATTAAAACCCTAGACCCCAGTGCCGTTTATTCCGTATCGGATATTAAAAGCGTGTATGACGGGCCTGGTCTTTTGCCTCGTCGTCGGATTTTGTCCTAG
- the mtgA gene encoding monofunctional biosynthetic peptidoglycan transglycosylase, whose protein sequence is MAKKSGFARLLWRSLLILVVFSVALVLPFRWIDPPISMVMLERSWQQRGNNYQLDKRWLSWNEIPRHAALAAVVSEDQNFPNHYGFDIKAIQKAFAERERRGSLRGASTISQQVARNMYLWTGRSWLRKGLEVWFTGLVELCWPKQRILEIYLNIAEWGDGVFGIGAASRHHFGINASQLTHWQSALLASSLPSPLKYNPAAPAPHLIARANWNLGQQRKLGGRSWLASLE, encoded by the coding sequence ATGGCAAAAAAGAGCGGATTTGCGCGACTGCTTTGGCGCAGCTTGCTGATATTGGTGGTGTTCAGTGTTGCCTTAGTATTACCCTTTCGGTGGATTGACCCGCCAATCAGCATGGTGATGCTGGAGCGCAGCTGGCAGCAGCGCGGTAACAACTACCAACTCGACAAGCGGTGGCTCAGCTGGAATGAAATACCCCGCCATGCCGCGCTAGCCGCTGTTGTGTCTGAGGACCAGAATTTTCCCAATCATTATGGTTTTGATATAAAGGCGATTCAAAAGGCTTTTGCCGAGCGGGAGCGGCGTGGCAGTTTGCGCGGCGCCAGTACCATCAGCCAGCAGGTCGCCCGCAATATGTACCTGTGGACGGGTCGCAGCTGGCTGCGCAAAGGCTTGGAGGTTTGGTTCACAGGACTCGTCGAATTATGCTGGCCCAAGCAACGCATTTTAGAAATTTATTTAAATATCGCCGAATGGGGCGACGGGGTGTTTGGTATTGGCGCCGCCAGTCGGCATCACTTTGGCATTAACGCTTCACAGCTAACCCACTGGCAATCGGCACTACTAGCCTCCAGCTTGCCCAGCCCGCTCAAGTACAACCCTGCGGCGCCAGCGCCACATTTGATTGCGCGCGCAAATTGGAATCTTGGTCAGCAACGCAAACTGGGGGGCCGATCTTGGCTCGCCTCTTTGGAATAG